The Eggerthella guodeyinii sequence TGGGCGTTCGAGCCGTATACCACGACGTCGTCGCCCAGGTCGGCCGTCATGAACGAGTCGAAGTCCACGACGGGCACGTCGCCGGCGATGTCGGCTTTGTCGCGCGTTCCGCCTACCGCCAAGATGACGGCGTCGGGAGCCTCGGACTCGATGAACGCCCGGTCCACCTCCTTGCCGGTGGTGACGTTCACGTTGGCGAGCTCGAGCTGGCGCTCGAGGTAGGCGGCGAGGTCGTCGAGGTTCTCGTGGGGCCCCTTCACCATGCTCGCGAACGACAAGAGGCCGCCGAGCGTGCCGCTCTTCTCGTACAGCGACACCTCGTGCCCGCGCTTCGCGGCGATGCGCGCCGCCTCCATGCCGGCCGGCCCGCCGCCGACGACCATGACCTTCTTGGGCGAGGACGCGGGCTCGAGCTCGTAGGCGGCCGGCCCGTTGTCGGTCATCACGCGCTGCGTGAGGGCGTTCACGCGGCAGTAGCCCATCATGCGGTTCAGCTCGTTGCTCCCGATGTGGCAGTGCAGGCAGCGCGTGCAGGGGGCGATCTCGTCGGCCCGCCCGTCGCGGAGCTTGGCGACGTACTCGTTGTCCACGGTCAAAGGGCGGGTCATCATGAAGAAGTCGACCTTGCCGTCGGCGAGCGCCTGCTCGAAGAAGTCGGGCGCGTGCGCCGGGTCCATGTAGGTGACGGCGCCGCAGGGGATGTCGACGGCCTCCTTGTAGCGCGCGACGACGTCGAGCAGCATGCCCGCGCCGCTGTGGTCGGCGATGAGCGATCCCTGGAAGTGGCGGCTGAAGTCCCATTGCGTCCCGTAGCCCGTCGCGCCCTCGATGCCGTACAGGATGAAGTACAGGTCGCTCGCGAACTGGCAGGGATGGTTGCCGAGCGGCCCGAGGCGCAGGTGCAGCGAGTCGCATCCGGCGGCTTCGAAGAGCTTGGCGAACTCGATGCCCTCCTCGATGGTGATCACGAGGTTGCTCGGCGCGGTCAGGGTGTTGTCGAGGTCCATGAGCGTCGCGTTGTTGGTGAGGTTGTCGTTCTCCTCGACGCAGTCGATGAGCATCTGCACGGCGAAGTCGTCGCCGCACGCCTGCTTGATCTTCTCGATGCACTCGGTCGCGAAGCGGGCGCGGTCCTCCAGGCTGCCGATGCCGTACTGGTCCGTGCGCGTGTTGTGGAAGCGCGAGAGGAAGTGCTCGCCGATGTTGAAGCCCGCCGCGTTGATCTCGAGCGCCTTGAAGCCCATGGCCTGGATGGTTCGGGCGAGGTC is a genomic window containing:
- a CDS encoding FAD-dependent oxidoreductase, whose translation is MGIEVSRRGFLAGLGAAGIAAAGAGLVGCAPSAGSGAKASGDAATAGSGAGADGAELIAAAYLNPQDYDYRQSTTDFSTLFSPVKIGAMESSHRMIKSAAGSATYLGGLTDEFFQYYVNLAKGGVEIIWVEGELVSLITGDAAAPDAEEFCKRLVDECARYGASLGLQWAQFAPDVAELTVDEILAFENVAADLARTIQAMGFKALEINAAGFNIGEHFLSRFHNTRTDQYGIGSLEDRARFATECIEKIKQACGDDFAVQMLIDCVEENDNLTNNATLMDLDNTLTAPSNLVITIEEGIEFAKLFEAAGCDSLHLRLGPLGNHPCQFASDLYFILYGIEGATGYGTQWDFSRHFQGSLIADHSGAGMLLDVVARYKEAVDIPCGAVTYMDPAHAPDFFEQALADGKVDFFMMTRPLTVDNEYVAKLRDGRADEIAPCTRCLHCHIGSNELNRMMGYCRVNALTQRVMTDNGPAAYELEPASSPKKVMVVGGGPAGMEAARIAAKRGHEVSLYEKSGTLGGLLSFASMVKGPHENLDDLAAYLERQLELANVNVTTGKEVDRAFIESEAPDAVILAVGGTRDKADIAGDVPVVDFDSFMTADLGDDVVVYGSNAQAFDCALWLTVRKKRVTIVTPHANADLDMQQSQHAMRFMTTALYSLGVKVWPEASIKEATGGKAVIATEVGTEVTVDCDAIVDGAEMVPNTSLLDGLSVAETYAIGDCDAPFNIALAIRAGNDVGRAV